In Esox lucius isolate fEsoLuc1 chromosome 6, fEsoLuc1.pri, whole genome shotgun sequence, the following proteins share a genomic window:
- the LOC105025494 gene encoding uncharacterized protein LOC105025494 isoform X2: MQEMPESQPSKSEVERNHECMMLQQRIDTTSIANRTMKMEMDAYNPSYTAELQFLKSRVRELEKEKAEIVADNQRLQNMLVKEIPGLLSTMWQTLGQANQPPHPAASPQAVSTATGRGESYMYAHHSVSGHSGRGFSPPLHHQPMSNRSAMTLDDMNGSVSTFGPEVDVSEHGVEEDLELSNITKDSDSHSSLCGIATNLPRTCSETHCVSVTGHVNQVEVYPGSGVFCEMRSWHAANQTQSPTVMARTLLLGVFDMDTLLNSNLRGGRSRRPTFPNHRTALDPQKLNAIYKAAGLISDPVSPVHSSSFCF, translated from the exons ATGCAAGAAATGCCGGAATCACAGCCGTCTAAAAGTGAGGTGGAGCGGAATCACGAATGCATGATGCTACAACAAAGAATAGATACGACTAGCATTGCCAATAGA ACGATGAAGATGGAGATGGACGCGTACAACCCTTCCTACACTGCGGAGCTTCAGTTCCTAAAGTCGCGGGTTCGGGAGCTTGAGAAGGAGAAGGCCGAAATAGTAGCTGACAACCAGCGGCTGCAAAACATGCTAGTGAAGG AGATCCCTGGCCTGCTCTCCACCATGTGGCAAACTCTGGGCCAAGCaaaccagcccccccaccctgCCGCTTCACCACAGGCGGTCTCCACAGCAACAGGGAGGGGTGAGAGCTACATGTATGCGCACCACTCGGTTTCGGGTCACTCCGGCCGCGGGTTCAGTCCCCCGCTCCATCATCAGCCAATGTCCAACCGCTCAGCTATGACTCTGGACGACATGAACGGAAGCGTGTCCACCTTCGGTCCCGAGGTCGATGTCAGTGAGCACGGCGTGGAAGAAGACTTAGAGCTGAGTAACATCACAAAGGACAGCGACTCCCACAGCTCGCTGTGTGGCATAGCAACCAACCTACCCAGGACCTGCTCAGAGACACACTGTGTCAGCGTGACTGgccat GTAAACCAGGTGGAGGTATATCCAGGTTCTGGGGTTTTTTGTGAAATGCGGTCCTGGCATGCAGCCAATCAGACTCAGTCTCCCACAGTGATGGCGCGCACCCTGTTGCTGGGCGTGTTTGACATGGACACCCTGCTGAACAGCAATCTACGAGGCGGGCGGAGCCGCAGACCAACGTTTCCCAACCACCGCACTGCCCTCGACCCACAGAAACTCAACGCCATCTATA AGGCAGCCGGGCTCATTTCCGATCCGGTAAGCCCCGTTCATTCAtcatcattttgtttttaa
- the LOC105025494 gene encoding uncharacterized protein LOC105025494 isoform X3, whose product MQEMPESQPSKSEVERNHECMMLQQRIDTTSIANRTMKMEMDAYNPSYTAELQFLKSRVRELEKEKAEIVADNQRLQNMLVKEIPGLLSTMWQTLGQANQPPHPAASPQAVSTATGRGESYMYAHHSVSGHSGRGFSPPLHHQPMSNRSAMTLDDMNGSVSTFGPEVDVSEHGVEEDLELSNITKDSDSHSSLCGIATNLPRTCSETHCVSVTGHVNQVEVYPGSGVFCEMRSWHAANQTQSPTVMARTLLLGVFDMDTLLNSNLRGGRSRRPTFPNHRTALDPQKLNAIYRNDD is encoded by the exons ATGCAAGAAATGCCGGAATCACAGCCGTCTAAAAGTGAGGTGGAGCGGAATCACGAATGCATGATGCTACAACAAAGAATAGATACGACTAGCATTGCCAATAGA ACGATGAAGATGGAGATGGACGCGTACAACCCTTCCTACACTGCGGAGCTTCAGTTCCTAAAGTCGCGGGTTCGGGAGCTTGAGAAGGAGAAGGCCGAAATAGTAGCTGACAACCAGCGGCTGCAAAACATGCTAGTGAAGG AGATCCCTGGCCTGCTCTCCACCATGTGGCAAACTCTGGGCCAAGCaaaccagcccccccaccctgCCGCTTCACCACAGGCGGTCTCCACAGCAACAGGGAGGGGTGAGAGCTACATGTATGCGCACCACTCGGTTTCGGGTCACTCCGGCCGCGGGTTCAGTCCCCCGCTCCATCATCAGCCAATGTCCAACCGCTCAGCTATGACTCTGGACGACATGAACGGAAGCGTGTCCACCTTCGGTCCCGAGGTCGATGTCAGTGAGCACGGCGTGGAAGAAGACTTAGAGCTGAGTAACATCACAAAGGACAGCGACTCCCACAGCTCGCTGTGTGGCATAGCAACCAACCTACCCAGGACCTGCTCAGAGACACACTGTGTCAGCGTGACTGgccat GTAAACCAGGTGGAGGTATATCCAGGTTCTGGGGTTTTTTGTGAAATGCGGTCCTGGCATGCAGCCAATCAGACTCAGTCTCCCACAGTGATGGCGCGCACCCTGTTGCTGGGCGTGTTTGACATGGACACCCTGCTGAACAGCAATCTACGAGGCGGGCGGAGCCGCAGACCAACGTTTCCCAACCACCGCACTGCCCTCGACCCACAGAAACTCAACGCCATCTATA GAAATGATGattga
- the LOC105025494 gene encoding uncharacterized protein LOC105025494 isoform X4 translates to MQEMPESQPSKSEVERNHECMMLQQRIDTTSIANRTMKMEMDAYNPSYTAELQFLKSRVRELEKEKAEIVADNQRLQNMLVKEIPGLLSTMWQTLGQANQPPHPAASPQAVSTATGRGESYMYAHHSVSGHSGRGFSPPLHHQPMSNRSAMTLDDMNGSVSTFGPEVDVSEHGVEEDLELSNITKDSDSHSSLCGIATNLPRTCSETHCVSVTGHVNQVEVYPGSGVFCEMRSWHAANQTQSPTVMARTLLLGVFDMDTLLNSNLRGGRSRRPTFPNHRTALDPQKLNAIYICA, encoded by the exons ATGCAAGAAATGCCGGAATCACAGCCGTCTAAAAGTGAGGTGGAGCGGAATCACGAATGCATGATGCTACAACAAAGAATAGATACGACTAGCATTGCCAATAGA ACGATGAAGATGGAGATGGACGCGTACAACCCTTCCTACACTGCGGAGCTTCAGTTCCTAAAGTCGCGGGTTCGGGAGCTTGAGAAGGAGAAGGCCGAAATAGTAGCTGACAACCAGCGGCTGCAAAACATGCTAGTGAAGG AGATCCCTGGCCTGCTCTCCACCATGTGGCAAACTCTGGGCCAAGCaaaccagcccccccaccctgCCGCTTCACCACAGGCGGTCTCCACAGCAACAGGGAGGGGTGAGAGCTACATGTATGCGCACCACTCGGTTTCGGGTCACTCCGGCCGCGGGTTCAGTCCCCCGCTCCATCATCAGCCAATGTCCAACCGCTCAGCTATGACTCTGGACGACATGAACGGAAGCGTGTCCACCTTCGGTCCCGAGGTCGATGTCAGTGAGCACGGCGTGGAAGAAGACTTAGAGCTGAGTAACATCACAAAGGACAGCGACTCCCACAGCTCGCTGTGTGGCATAGCAACCAACCTACCCAGGACCTGCTCAGAGACACACTGTGTCAGCGTGACTGgccat GTAAACCAGGTGGAGGTATATCCAGGTTCTGGGGTTTTTTGTGAAATGCGGTCCTGGCATGCAGCCAATCAGACTCAGTCTCCCACAGTGATGGCGCGCACCCTGTTGCTGGGCGTGTTTGACATGGACACCCTGCTGAACAGCAATCTACGAGGCGGGCGGAGCCGCAGACCAACGTTTCCCAACCACCGCACTGCCCTCGACCCACAGAAACTCAACGCCATCTATA TTTGCGCTTGA
- the LOC105025494 gene encoding uncharacterized protein LOC105025494 isoform X1, which produces MQEMPESQPSKSEVERNHECMMLQQRIDTTSIANRTMKMEMDAYNPSYTAELQFLKSRVRELEKEKAEIVADNQRLQNMLVKEIPGLLSTMWQTLGQANQPPHPAASPQAVSTATGRGESYMYAHHSVSGHSGRGFSPPLHHQPMSNRSAMTLDDMNGSVSTFGPEVDVSEHGVEEDLELSNITKDSDSHSSLCGIATNLPRTCSETHCVSVTGHVNQVEVYPGSGVFCEMRSWHAANQTQSPTVMARTLLLGVFDMDTLLNSNLRGGRSRRPTFPNHRTALDPQKLNAIYNATLARFPLARKGQIGTGINSKLSELRFRSRRANRESTFL; this is translated from the exons ATGCAAGAAATGCCGGAATCACAGCCGTCTAAAAGTGAGGTGGAGCGGAATCACGAATGCATGATGCTACAACAAAGAATAGATACGACTAGCATTGCCAATAGA ACGATGAAGATGGAGATGGACGCGTACAACCCTTCCTACACTGCGGAGCTTCAGTTCCTAAAGTCGCGGGTTCGGGAGCTTGAGAAGGAGAAGGCCGAAATAGTAGCTGACAACCAGCGGCTGCAAAACATGCTAGTGAAGG AGATCCCTGGCCTGCTCTCCACCATGTGGCAAACTCTGGGCCAAGCaaaccagcccccccaccctgCCGCTTCACCACAGGCGGTCTCCACAGCAACAGGGAGGGGTGAGAGCTACATGTATGCGCACCACTCGGTTTCGGGTCACTCCGGCCGCGGGTTCAGTCCCCCGCTCCATCATCAGCCAATGTCCAACCGCTCAGCTATGACTCTGGACGACATGAACGGAAGCGTGTCCACCTTCGGTCCCGAGGTCGATGTCAGTGAGCACGGCGTGGAAGAAGACTTAGAGCTGAGTAACATCACAAAGGACAGCGACTCCCACAGCTCGCTGTGTGGCATAGCAACCAACCTACCCAGGACCTGCTCAGAGACACACTGTGTCAGCGTGACTGgccat GTAAACCAGGTGGAGGTATATCCAGGTTCTGGGGTTTTTTGTGAAATGCGGTCCTGGCATGCAGCCAATCAGACTCAGTCTCCCACAGTGATGGCGCGCACCCTGTTGCTGGGCGTGTTTGACATGGACACCCTGCTGAACAGCAATCTACGAGGCGGGCGGAGCCGCAGACCAACGTTTCCCAACCACCGCACTGCCCTCGACCCACAGAAACTCAACGCCATCTATA ATGCCACACTGGCCCGCTTCCCGTTGGCCAGGAAAGGACAGATTGGCACCGGCATCAACTCCAAGCTGTCTGAGCTCCGGTTCCGATCCAGGAGAGCCAACCGGGAGTCTACTTTTCTATGA